The following proteins are co-located in the Lepus europaeus isolate LE1 chromosome 15, mLepTim1.pri, whole genome shotgun sequence genome:
- the RFESD gene encoding Rieske domain-containing protein encodes MDADGPQQAPEQQEYSSVCVGTEDDLKRRERMTAVVHDREVVIFYHRGEYHAMDIRCYHSGGPLHLGEIEDFDGRACIVCPWHKYKITLATGEGLYQSINPRDPAAKPKWCSKGVKQRIHTVTVDRGNVYVTLSKEPFKCDSDFYATGDFKVIRSSS; translated from the exons ATGGATGCTGATGGCCCCCAACAAGCTCCTGAACAGCAGGAGTATTCTTCTGTCTGTGTGGGCACCGAAGATGACCTTAAGAGACGGGAGCGGATGACAGCCGTGGTCCATGACAGGGAGGTGGTCATTTTCTACCACAGAGGAGAGTACCACGCCATGGACATCCGCTGTTACC ATTCAGGAGGGCCTTTACACTTGGGAGAAATAGAG GATTTCGATGGCCGAGCATGTATCGTTTGCCCCTGgcataaatacaaaatcactctGGCAACAGGCGAAGGACTGTACCAGTCTATAAACCCTAGAGATCCAGCAGCTAAGCCCAAGTGGTGCTCCAAAGGAGTAAAGCAGAGGATCCACACAGTGACAGTGGACCGGGGGAACGTGTATGTGACTCTCTCCAAGGAGCCTTTTAAGTGTGACTCCGATTTTTATGCCACCGGAGACTTCAAAGTAATTCGGAGTTCTTCCTGA